Sequence from the Halorussus sp. MSC15.2 genome:
CGGCGACCGCCCCGATTTGGTCGGGGTTGTTCGCGCAGACGCAGGTGTCGAGGTCCGCGCGCTGTGCTGCGTCGAGCGCGCCGTCGATGTCCGCGAGTTTCAGGCGGCGCTCGGAGTGGTTGAGCAGGGTCCCGGTCGCGCCCGCCTCGGCGGCGGGCTCGGCCAGCGTCGAACCGGTGTGGCTGCCGTGTTCGACCGGTCCGACGTGCTGTGCCCACGTCTCGACGCCCGTCTGGGCGACGCGTTCGAGGTGCGCGGCCTGCGGCGCGACGGCGATGTCCACACCCGACGCGTCGCTGACCTCGCGGGCGGCGGTGGCGACTTCGACCGGGTCACACGGGTACGCTTTCAGATTGACGACGACCTTCATGTCCGAACCGACCGGCGGGCGCGACTAATAGGTTGCGAGACCGGAGTAACCTGCGGAGCAGCGGACGGTCTCGGAGACACGAAAATCGAATCGGTCGAGGGCTTCGCGAGGCTCCGGGAGACACCAGCTACGAGACTGCCAAAGAGCTAATCGCGCGAACGGAGCGAACCGGCCGTGCCGACCGAGCGACGGCACGAACCGGGCGTAGCGGGGCGGGCGGAGTACCGTGCCGTGAGTGGGACCGACGACCCTCGAAAGTCGGGACCGTCCTTCTGCTCTCGCCGTCGCGTCTCTCTAGTCCTTGCGCTTGACCACGTCGCCGAGCGTGTACTCGCCCGACGAACTGCCGCCGCTCCACTCCTCGTCGTCGGCGGAGCTACCGGCGGTCAACCGGATGTCGAGTTCGCTCTCGAGTTTCTGCCGCACTTCGTCGCTGGGGAGCACGTCGCCGCGCTCCAGTTTCCGGATGAGGCTCGCCTTCTCGTTGAGTTCGTCGGCGAGGTCCTCTTGGGTCATGCCCTCGCTCTCGCGGGCGTTTCGGATGCGGTCGTCGTAGTCT
This genomic interval carries:
- the tpiA gene encoding triose-phosphate isomerase gives rise to the protein MKVVVNLKAYPCDPVEVATAAREVSDASGVDIAVAPQAAHLERVAQTGVETWAQHVGPVEHGSHTGSTLAEPAAEAGATGTLLNHSERRLKLADIDGALDAAQRADLDTCVCANNPDQIGAVAALGPDAVAVEPPELIGTGTPVSKADPDIVTDAVEAAEAVDDSVAVYCGAGISTGEDLTSAQELGAEGVLLASGVAKADDPKAALEDLVAPL
- a CDS encoding multiprotein bridging factor aMBF1, translated to MVQCEMCGAETGSPKTIKVEGAELDVCDNCSDFGTEVKTQDTSSSTSTKYSTSSSSSGSSGSSSSSSTSSSSSQSRRSDMFDDMDEIAQDYDDRIRNARESEGMTQEDLADELNEKASLIRKLERGDVLPSDEVRQKLESELDIRLTAGSSADDEEWSGGSSSGEYTLGDVVKRKD